The Ficedula albicollis isolate OC2 chromosome 5, FicAlb1.5, whole genome shotgun sequence genome includes the window GTTCAAGAGATGCAAGATAAAATTCCTCAAAGAAACAACTGATTCTTGCTAACTGGCATTACCACCCCCTAAAAACATACCGTTTGGTCCTTGCACCTCCCTACCTCAGATAAGCCTAGGCAATCCAAGCACATGCTGCCAGGTGAACAGTGACTTCTGCTGCAAGGCTGAGGGAAGCAGTGACAAAAGCATTTTAGCAACCGCTAATAAAGGCTTTGTCTAGCACAGACCTCAAGTCAGCTTGCTTGGAAACCCCTCTCAGAAACACTTCTGTTAGCACAGGGAGAGATGGTGTGCCTCCCACTCTACCTCAGACTGCCCCTCAGGACTTGTTGTCAGCCCCAGATAAGAGCGTAGGAAAGAAAGCAACCAGTAATGGCCACTGGGGCACCTAAAACTGTCCCAGTCTTTAGCTGAGCTGTCACAGTAAAAGAAGTATTGAGCATCAGTCACACCACAGCATTAGCAATTGCTTAATTAACAGAGCAGCAATGCCATTCCAAAAATGCTTTCCAAGCTGGAGCTCAGAAAATGGTGACAGTAAGAGGTTCCCAAATCTACCAGCTTCTGACTGAGCTAAGAATAGAAATCAAATGCGCAGGCTGTCCCCgcagaggaagaaagggacAGCAGCTACCGCACAAATCCCACACTGCTACTTGAGCTTCTTCAGGGGAATGCTGTCAGCGCTACAGAAAGTTCAGGAACAGCTCTTGATTCCCCACCTCCTCTGTACCACCCCCTAAGCTCAGGCTGTGTCTAGCAAGCAAGCCGATGGATTTCTCGGGTGCTGCTTTACATACGTCCTGTTACGGATGTCGATTGCGCAGAGGCAGCGGATCACTGATGACAACAGCGTCCAGACGCCGAAGGTGCGAGCCTGGAGCCCGTTCACTGCGTAAAGAAGGAGGGAGCACATGGAGACCCCGCAGGGCCCTGcctgccacccccagtgccGCCGTGGAGGGGCACGCcggggcagcaggcagctcctgggcccCGGAGGTGGGACCCCGAGGAGAGCCCGAGGCCCACGGCAGGAGGGCGACCTCCAGGCGCCAGGGCGGCCGGCGCGACCCTTACCGAGGCCGGGGCTGGCGGTATACAGCTTCTCTGAGAGGAAGCCGTGATCGCgagggcagcaggcagctcctgggcccCAGAGGTGGGACCCCGAGGAGAGCCCGAGGCCCACGGCAGGAGGGCGACCTCCAGGCGCCAGGGCGGCCGGCGCGACCCTTACCGAGGCCGGGGCTGGCGGTATACAGCTTCTCTGAGAGGAAGCCGTGATCGCGAAAGCTCTGCAGGGTATTCCCGGCAGCGATGACCGACACCATCACCAGCCAGCTGCGCAGCACGTTCAGGAACCGGCTCATCCTGCCGGCCGGCTCGAACAGCGCCCGCCAGGCCCAGGACGAGTCCCCGCTCGTTACCGGCGGCGCTCCCGCGGCGGCACCGGAGCCCCGCCCGCGCCACCGCCCAGCGCTCCGATTGGCCACCGCGCGCCGCTCCATGCGCGCGCCACGTGACGTATGAACGGCTCCCGCCAATCGCATCCCTCgccgcgcgggggggggggggggggggggggggggggggggggggggggggggggggggggggggggggggggggggggggggggggggggggggggggggggggggggggggggggggggggggggggggggggggggggggggggggggggggggggggggggggggggggggggggggggggggggggggggggggggggggggggggggggggggggggggggggggggggggggggggggggggggggggggggggggggggggggggggggggggggggggggggggggggggggggggggggggggggggggggggggggggggggggggggggggggggggggggggggggggggggggggggggggggggggggggggggggggggggggggggggggggggggggggggggggggggggggggggggggggggggggggggggggggggggggggggggggggggggggggggggggggggggggggggggggggggggggggggggggggggggggggggggggggggggggggggggggggggggggggggggggggggggggggggggggggggggggggggggggggggggggggggggggggggggggggggggggggggggggggggggggggggggggggggggggggggggggggggggggggggggggggggggggggggggggggggggggggggggggggggggggggggggggggggggggggggggggggggggggggggggggggggggggggggggggggggggggggggggggggggggggggggggggggggggggggggggggggggggggggggggggggggggggggggggggggggggggggggggggggggggggggggggggggggggggggggggggggggggggggggggggggggggggggggggggggggggggggggggggggggggggggggggggggggggggggggggggggggggggggggggggggggggggggggggggggggggggggggggggggggggggggcggggcccGCTGCCTTAGGCGCTCCCCGCCGCTCTTGCTTCTTCTGGGGCCGCCGGAGGTCGCCGTGCTTCGCCTGGCGCGGGGTAGGCCGGGCCGTAGCCGCCCCTCCGGGCCGGAGGGCGCCGGCGGAGGCGTTACGGTGTCCGGCTGTCCCCGGGCGGCGGGGCGGGCTTGGCGGGCGTTTCCCGTTGGGGCCGGGCCTGGCCTGGCGTGGGTCTGCGGGCCGAGGCGACGACGGGCGGGGCAGGGACGCGCGTTACCGGTAAGCGCCCGGGGGGCTCTCACGGGCAGGGCGGAATCATCTGCTGCAAGGTGGTGCTTCTTTCTGCGCTCTCGTGGCTCGGAGGTGGTGTTTGACAGATCACAGATGTTTAACAGACTTGTTGATAGTCCTGTGAGAAATACCTACTGGCGGGAGGTGACAGTTACCTGATACCTCTAGCTGTCCTGCTCAGCTCtttattcctgcttttaatCCTTGTTGCAGGTAACTGCTCTTGCAGCTAGGACTGGGCTGTATGAAAACTCCCAGAGGAAATGCCATCTGGGATGGCTAAAGATCTGGAGGAAACTGGCTCATCCTCggaggaggaagaagatgcTATAGATGGACTGGAGTAAGTAGAAAAAACCATCTGAACTGTTTCTATGTGCCTGTGCTTTCTGATGGATCTGTAGTAGTTTGAAAAGACATATGCATTCCTTACCCTCCTACCTATGAAGTGGAAGATGGTTTGTTTGGGCCTCAAGCCTACGGGCAGGCTACCTACGTCTGCAGCCTAAAACACTACCACATTCATTGGGGTTGGATGTGCAGCTTTTATTTGGCTGCTCTGTAGTCCATAGTTTCATGGATTTCTTTCTGTCGTGTTCCTatctgtccctttttttttttttttggcatctgtgggtttttgggttctttttgtgtgtgtttattttttagcttttattgcTGCAGACATTAGAAATCTGCTGTACAGTAAATTGATATACAATGTTTTATGTCCTTTATATAGAACTATCTTTTGATAACTCAACTACTAGACTTGATATTTCTTACTTGTAACAAGTCATAATGTTTGTTCCGTCTTTGTTTAGTAACTTCTTTTGGCTTTGCTTGTGAAGGAGTTACTCCCTTATTCTTTCCCGTAGCATATCACTTTTGTTTCACCTGGACCTACTTCACTGTGTCCTGTTTCTTTGGGTGCACACTGAGTTCCCAGTTGCAGACTACAGGGACTTAAGACCTTTAGAGGAATGTTGCTTCATAGCAAGTGGTTGGCTTGGATTTGCTCGATCCTCGTGGGTGTAAAGATCCAGAACTAACTTCACCTAGAGTGTGACTGTGACAGTTTGTTTGCATCAAGTGACCGGGGGTCATGCTAGGAATGACTGACTGTCACCTGGAGGATTGAGCCTTGCTGCAAATCCTCAGGACAGGCTTAGTATAAACT containing:
- the C5H14orf1 gene encoding probable ergosterol biosynthetic protein 28 isoform X2 — encoded protein: MSRFLNVLRSWLVMVSVIAAGNTLQSFRDHGFLSEKLYTASPGLVNGLQARTFGVWTLLSSVIRCLCAIDIRNRTPDNACDFQCTIEHAAPLSSQLLLRENLHLTRQGTKSSMCCQ
- the C5H14orf1 gene encoding probable ergosterol biosynthetic protein 28 isoform X1, producing the protein MSRFLNVLRSWLVMVSVIAAGNTLQSFRDHGFLSEKLYTASPGLVNGLQARTFGVWTLLSSVIRCLCAIDIRNRTLYHITLFTFFLALAHFLSEVFIYHTAALTIGVMAPLMVASFSILGMLIGLQYLEVEALSQNKKKN